A DNA window from Bos mutus isolate GX-2022 chromosome 11, NWIPB_WYAK_1.1, whole genome shotgun sequence contains the following coding sequences:
- the PTRH1 gene encoding peptidyl-tRNA hydrolase isoform X3, translating into MAVLGQLARRLGVAESWERDRRCAADLAQASLGDAQLVLLRPRRLMNLNGHSVAQAVVTGATVSLGQVELFGLTAEEVYLVHDELDKPLGKVALKLGGSARGHNGVRSCISCLNSNAMPRLQVGIGRPTHRDAVQAYVLGRFSPAEQELLPPVLERAVDLLLGHIHQRSRESSSGP; encoded by the exons ATGGCAGTGCTGGGGCAGTTGGCGCGGCGGCTGGGGGTGGCGGAGAGCTGGGAACGCGACCGGCGCTGTGCCGCGGACCTCGCCCAGGCCTCACTCGGAGATGCCCAGCTGGTCCTGCTCCGGCCACGGAGGCTCATGAACCTCAACGGGCACAGTGTGGCCCAGGCGG TAGTAACCGGAGCCACTGTTTCCCTGGGCCAAGTGGAGCTGTTTGGACTGACTGCTGAGGAAGTTTACCTGGTACACGATGAGCTGGACAAGCCGCTGGGGAAAGTGGCTCTGAAGTTGGGAGGAAGCGCCAG GGGCCACAATGGAGTCCGTTCCTGTATAAGCTGCCTCAACTCCAAT GCAATGCCACGGCTGCAGGTGGGCATCGGGCGGCCGACCCACCGGGACGCAGTGCAGGCCTATGTGCTGGGCCGCTTCTCCCCTGCTGAGCAGGAGCTGCTGCCTCCAGTGCTCGAGCGTGCTGTGGACCTGCTCCTGGGCCACATCCACCAGCGGAGCCGGGAGTCCTCGTCAGGCCCCTGA
- the CFAP157 gene encoding cilia- and flagella-associated protein 157 — protein MAPKKKGAKEPELKKKKGGKKDPNLANKPMEMPISEEIREFYHIQIRDLEDRLARYQRKWDELAMQEKLFRQEFEQLANNKKEIVAFLKRTLNQRVDEIADLNEQLQSLQLAKEIEKDAFEAQLAQVRHEFQETKDQLTTENIILGGKLAALEEFRLQKEELMQKFMSLEDQLRKQENEYKDYVHNLEKKSVLDKDRLRKEIIQRVNMVATEFRKVATSQMWDTTKRAITENNAVTLQLAKITRQGTQLLAENEQLRGHQDDLCKQLELLENSQKLMARKNRGHQKVILMLTEKCREQQQGMAEAERLRVLLGQLEQDLLKQQQDNQALRNERDQLNLQLERRQAEGQRLQQQLSKEQEVRASLETALAQATSFLQDIVQMQPNKEDGDFDVMFQLQRKEMLQQLLLMLGSAVVSSPQMAEALHRESQPCGLPSEGQGSSTQLLRTGSLLQQLSGIIPYRPGDLGLVPRRIHIPPNPEDLRLLSHTTRMGNLQAYSSPEIHTSAPQKRFKKLSLPEVSLLSK, from the exons ATGGCTCCTAAAAAGAAGGGGGCCAAAGAGCCCGAGCTCAAGAAGAAGAAAGGTGGCAAGAAGGATCCCAACCTGGCCAACAAGCCCATGGAAATGCCTATAAGCGAGGAGATCCGAGAGTTCTACCACATCCAGATCCGTGACCTGGAGGACAGGCTGGCCCG GTACCAGCGGAAGTGGGATGAGCTGGCCATGCAGGAGAAGCTGTTTCGCCAGGAGTTTGAGCAGCTGGCCAACAACAAGAAGGAGATCGTGGCCTTCCTCAAGCGCACGCTCAACCAGCGGGTGGATGAGATCGCCGACCTCAATGAGCAGCTCCAGAGCCTGCAACTGGCcaaggagatagagaaggatgCCTTCGAGGCACAGCTAGCCCAGGTGCGCCACGAATTCCAGGAGACCAAGGACCAGCTCACCACCGAGAACATCATCCTTG GGGGAAAGCTGGCAGCCCTGGAGGAGTTCCGGCTGCAGAAAGAGGAGCTCATGCAAAAGTTCATGTCGCTGGAGGACCAGCTGCGGAAGCAGGAGAACGAATACAAGGACTACGTGCACAACCTGGAGAAGAAGTCGGTGCTGGACAAGGACAG ACTGAGAAAGGAGATCATCCAGCGTGTGAACATGGTGGCCACGGAGTTCCGCAAGGTGGCCACGAGCCAGATGTGGGACACAACCAAGCGGGCCATCACAGAGAACAACGCGGTGACCCTGCAGTTGGCCAAGATTACACGACAGGGCACGCAGCTGCTGGCGGAGAATGAGCAGCTCCGGGGCCACCAGGATGACCTGTGCAAACAGCTGGAGCTGCTGGAGAACTCCCAGAAGCTCATGGCCAGGAAAAACCGGGGCCACCAGAAG GTCATCCTCATGCTGACGGAGAAGTGCCGCGAGCAGCAGCAGGGCATGGCTGAGGCCGAGCGGCTGCGCGTCCTGCTAGGCCAGCTGGAGCAGGACCtcctgaagcagcagcaggacaatCAGGCACTGAG GAACGAAAGAGACCAGCTGAACCTGCAGCTGGAGCGGCGGCAGGCCGAGGGGCAGCGGCTCCAGCAGCAGCTGAGCAAAGAGCAGGAGGTCCGGGCGAGCCTGGAGACGGCCCTGGCCCAGGCCACCTCCTTCCTACAGGACATCGTGCAG ATGCAGCCTAACAAGGAGGACGGTGACTTCGACGTCATGTTCCAGCTGCAGCGCAAGGAGATGCTGCAGCAGTTGCTGCTCATGCTCGGCTCGGCCGTGGTCTCGAGCCCCCAGATGGCTGAGGCCCTGCATCGGGAGAGCCAGCCCTGTGGCCTGCCCAGCGAGGG CCAGGGCAGCAGCACCCAGCTGCTCAGGACGGGGTCTCTGCTGCAGCAGCTGTCCGGCATCATACCCTACCGGCCTGGGGACCTGGGTCTGGTACCTCGACGGATCCACATCCCACCCAACCCTGAGGACCTCAGGCTGCTCTCACATACCACCCGCATGGGCAACTTACAGGCGTACAGCAGCCCCGAG ATCCACACCTCTGCTCCTCAGAAAAGGTTCAAAAAGCTTAGTCTTCCTGAAGTTTCCCTACTTTCGAAGTAG
- the PTRH1 gene encoding peptidyl-tRNA hydrolase isoform X1, producing MGLPGLSRAGLWLSRAMSRCVLEPRPAGKRWLVAGLGNPGLPGTRHSVGMAVLGQLARRLGVAESWERDRRCAADLAQASLGDAQLVLLRPRRLMNLNGHSVAQAVVTGATVSLGQVELFGLTAEEVYLVHDELDKPLGKVALKLGGSARGHNGVRSCISCLNSNAMPRLQVGIGRPTHRDAVQAYVLGRFSPAEQELLPPVLERAVDLLLGHIHQRSRESSSGP from the exons GAGTCGAGCCATGAGCCGCTGTGTTTTGGAACCCCGGCCTGCGGGGAAGCGGTGGCTG GTGGCAGGTCTGGGAAACCCTGGACTTCCTGGCACGCGGCACAGCGTGGGCATGGCAGTGCTGGGGCAGTTGGCGCGGCGGCTGGGGGTGGCGGAGAGCTGGGAACGCGACCGGCGCTGTGCCGCGGACCTCGCCCAGGCCTCACTCGGAGATGCCCAGCTGGTCCTGCTCCGGCCACGGAGGCTCATGAACCTCAACGGGCACAGTGTGGCCCAGGCGG TAGTAACCGGAGCCACTGTTTCCCTGGGCCAAGTGGAGCTGTTTGGACTGACTGCTGAGGAAGTTTACCTGGTACACGATGAGCTGGACAAGCCGCTGGGGAAAGTGGCTCTGAAGTTGGGAGGAAGCGCCAG GGGCCACAATGGAGTCCGTTCCTGTATAAGCTGCCTCAACTCCAAT GCAATGCCACGGCTGCAGGTGGGCATCGGGCGGCCGACCCACCGGGACGCAGTGCAGGCCTATGTGCTGGGCCGCTTCTCCCCTGCTGAGCAGGAGCTGCTGCCTCCAGTGCTCGAGCGTGCTGTGGACCTGCTCCTGGGCCACATCCACCAGCGGAGCCGGGAGTCCTCGTCAGGCCCCTGA
- the PTRH1 gene encoding peptidyl-tRNA hydrolase isoform X2 has product MGLPGLSRAGLWLSRAMSRCVLEPRPAGKRWLVAGLGNPGLPGTRHSVGMAVLGQLARRLGVAESWERDRRCAADLAQASLGDAQLVLLRPRRLMNLNGHSVAQAVELFGLTAEEVYLVHDELDKPLGKVALKLGGSARGHNGVRSCISCLNSNAMPRLQVGIGRPTHRDAVQAYVLGRFSPAEQELLPPVLERAVDLLLGHIHQRSRESSSGP; this is encoded by the exons GAGTCGAGCCATGAGCCGCTGTGTTTTGGAACCCCGGCCTGCGGGGAAGCGGTGGCTG GTGGCAGGTCTGGGAAACCCTGGACTTCCTGGCACGCGGCACAGCGTGGGCATGGCAGTGCTGGGGCAGTTGGCGCGGCGGCTGGGGGTGGCGGAGAGCTGGGAACGCGACCGGCGCTGTGCCGCGGACCTCGCCCAGGCCTCACTCGGAGATGCCCAGCTGGTCCTGCTCCGGCCACGGAGGCTCATGAACCTCAACGGGCACAGTGTGGCCCAGGCGG TGGAGCTGTTTGGACTGACTGCTGAGGAAGTTTACCTGGTACACGATGAGCTGGACAAGCCGCTGGGGAAAGTGGCTCTGAAGTTGGGAGGAAGCGCCAG GGGCCACAATGGAGTCCGTTCCTGTATAAGCTGCCTCAACTCCAAT GCAATGCCACGGCTGCAGGTGGGCATCGGGCGGCCGACCCACCGGGACGCAGTGCAGGCCTATGTGCTGGGCCGCTTCTCCCCTGCTGAGCAGGAGCTGCTGCCTCCAGTGCTCGAGCGTGCTGTGGACCTGCTCCTGGGCCACATCCACCAGCGGAGCCGGGAGTCCTCGTCAGGCCCCTGA
- the PTRH1 gene encoding peptidyl-tRNA hydrolase isoform X4 → MGLPGLSRAGLWLSRAMSRCVLEPRPAGKRWLVAGLGNPGLPGTRHSVGMAVLGQLARRLGVAESWERDRRCAADLAQASLGDAQLVLLRPRRLMNLNGHSVAQAVELFGLTAEEVYLVHDELDKPLGKVALKLGGSARQCHGCRWASGGRPTGTQCRPMCWAASPLLSRSCCLQCSSVLWTCSWATSTSGAGSPRQAPEAGGLGCLPDCHARAHPPTHRGATPACGVFFFFLI, encoded by the exons GAGTCGAGCCATGAGCCGCTGTGTTTTGGAACCCCGGCCTGCGGGGAAGCGGTGGCTG GTGGCAGGTCTGGGAAACCCTGGACTTCCTGGCACGCGGCACAGCGTGGGCATGGCAGTGCTGGGGCAGTTGGCGCGGCGGCTGGGGGTGGCGGAGAGCTGGGAACGCGACCGGCGCTGTGCCGCGGACCTCGCCCAGGCCTCACTCGGAGATGCCCAGCTGGTCCTGCTCCGGCCACGGAGGCTCATGAACCTCAACGGGCACAGTGTGGCCCAGGCGG TGGAGCTGTTTGGACTGACTGCTGAGGAAGTTTACCTGGTACACGATGAGCTGGACAAGCCGCTGGGGAAAGTGGCTCTGAAGTTGGGAGGAAGCGCCAG GCAATGCCACGGCTGCAGGTGGGCATCGGGCGGCCGACCCACCGGGACGCAGTGCAGGCCTATGTGCTGGGCCGCTTCTCCCCTGCTGAGCAGGAGCTGCTGCCTCCAGTGCTCGAGCGTGCTGTGGACCTGCTCCTGGGCCACATCCACCAGCGGAGCCGGGAGTCCTCGTCAGGCCCCTGAGGCCGGTGGACTCGGCTGTTTGCCCGACTGTCATGCCCGcgcccatccacccacccacagaGGTGCCACGCCAGCCtgtggggtcttttttttttttttaatataa